CCTTGTCTGGAAGGATCACACCGGTGTGATTCCCTGGCTGGCAGAGTCGTGGCGGATCTCCGGCGACGGCAGGCGGTGGACGTTCACCCTGCGCCCTGACGTGGTCTGGCACGACGGCCGCCCCCTGACGGCCCGCGACGTGCAGTTCACCTTTGAGTACTACCGCCCCCACCCCTTTGTATGGGTTGACACATCCGTTGTTGCTGAGGTCACCACGGACGGCCCGCGCACCGTGACCTTCGTGCTCCGCGAACCCTTCGCGCCCTTCCTCGAGGACATCGCCGGAATCATCCCCGTCGTTCCGGCGCACGTCTGGGAAGGGGTGGCAGAGCCGCGTAAGGCGCAGGGTGTGGGTATGGCGACCGGCTCAGGGCCGTATCGGCTGGCAGAGTACCGGCCGGGAACCGGTGAGTACCGGCTCGAGGCAAACCACCGGTACTTCCGGGGTCGGCCCAGGTTCGAGGAGATCCAGTACACGGTCATCCCCGCGGAACGGCAGTTGCTGGCCATTCAGAGCGGCCAGTCGGATGTGGCAATGGCCGATACCTACGACGTGGTGCGCGCGTTCTCCGGTCACCCATACTTACGGACCTGGCAGAGCGAGCCCCTGTCGGTTGCGCGCCTGCTGTTCAACACGGAGCGGCCGCCATTCGACCAGAGGGCGGCTCGCCAGTCCGTGGCCTACGGGATCAACCGCACGCAACTGGCGACGCTGGTCACGCGCGGGCCAGGGGTTCCTGGAAGCCCGGGCATCGTCCCGCCCACGGACCGCTGGCATAACCCGCGCATCCGGGCCTATCCCTACGATCCAAGCAAGGCGCGGAGTCTGGTCGCGCAGGCAGGCCTGACGTCCCTGGCGTTTGAGCTCCTGGCCAGCCCTTCGCCGGTGGTGCCGGTAGTGCAGGAGATGCTGCGGCGCGCCGGGATCGAGGTGTCGGTGCGCACCGTGGACGCCCGGACCAGGGCCGCCCTGGTTGCGGAGGGCAAGTACCAGGCGGCGTTGACGTTTCACATAGGGGCCGGTGGGGACCCCGACTACCTGCGGCGGTGGCTCGGCGGCGGAGAGGCGAACCTCTTTGGGCAGTCCGCGGGGTTTACCCACCCCGAGTTCCGGCGCCTGGCCGCAGGGCAGGCCCGGACCCTGGATCAGGCCGCCCGCCGCGCGAGCGTCCACCGGATGCAAGAAATCCTGGCTGACGAACTTCCTACCCTTGCGCTCTACTACAGGCGGTTCTACTGGGTCTACGACAGCCGCAAGTTCATCCCCACAGCCACGGCCGGGGGCCTGATGAACGGGATCCCGCTGATAGAGAACAAGCTCGCGTTCCTGGGGCGGTAGCCGGGGGCAGAGGAGACCGTGCGGCGCCTGGTACGCTACGCCGGGCTGGTGTGCATTGTAGTACTGCTGAACTTCCTCGTGCCGCGGCTGCTTCCCGGGAGTCCGGCAGCAGGCGGGGGCGGCGACGAGGCGGCGGTTCTGCCGTCTGCCGCCTACCGATCCCTGGTTGCCACCTATCACCTCGACCTCCCGCTGCCGGCCCAGCTCGCCAGATACATTGCCGGGTTGCCCAGGGGAGACCTGGGGTGGTCGTTGACATCGCACCGTCCGGTTGCCCGCATTCTGATGGAGCGGCTGCCCTGGACGCTCCTTCTTGTTGGCAGCGCCGTGGTGCTGGCCGCCGCGTTCGGCGGTGTCCTGGGGTGGGCGGCCGCCTGGTACGGTCGCCGCCGGGCCGTCCGCGTTCTGACCGCGGCCACCGTGGGAGTGGGCGCCCTGCCCGAGTTCCTGATCGGCATGGCGCTGATAGTTGTGTTCTCTTCTCGCCTGCAGATCTTCCCATCCGGTGGTGCCACCACCCCGTTTGCCGGCCATCATGGACTGATGCAGGCCGTGCTCGATGTGGCCTGGCACGCGGCGCTCCCGGGGTTCACGCTCGTCCTTGGCCTCACGCCGGCCTTTGCCCTGCTGATGCGCAATGCGCTCGTGCCGCTGCTGAGTGAACGGTACCTGGTGACGGCACGGGCCAAGGGGCTCACCTCCAGGCGTGTCGCCTGGCACGCGCTTCGCAACGCGTTGCCACCCGTGGCCACGCTCCTGGGACTCCGGCTGGGTACGGCAGTCGCCGGAGCGGCCGTGGTCGAGCGCATCTTTGCCTACCCTGGGATGGGCATGCTTCTGTACGAGGCGATAAGCACGCGCGACTACCCCTTGATGCAGGGCGTGTTTCTGGTAGCCAGCCTGGCGGTGCTGACGGTGAACCTGCTTCTGGACCTCGTTGCCGCCAGGCTCGATCCTCGACTCGAGGGCCAGGCGTGAACGCGCACGGCCGCCCGCGGCGCCGGCCGAACGGGCGAGGCACGGCCGCGACCGGAGCCGCGGTGCTGGTCGCCCTTATCCTCCTGGCGATGGCCGCGCCCCTGCTGTCCCCTGAGGAGCCCGACCGCATAGCCGGAGATCCGGCCGCACCTCCTGGCCCGCGGTTCTGGCTGGGCACCAACGCGATGGGGCAGGACCTGTTCAGCCACCTGCTCTACGGCGCGCGGACCTCTCTCCTGGTGGGGTTTCTTGCCGCCTGCCTGTCCACGGGCCTCTCCGCCGCGGTCGGCATCTCCGCGGGGATGTGGCGGCGGGGCCAGGGCATGCTCATGGCGCTGGTGGACCTCTTCCTGGCCTTGCCCCAGGTGCCGCTCATCGTGCTGATGGTGGTCTTCTGGGGCCCGGGCTTCTGGCCGCTCGTGGGAACCCTGGCCCTGATCGGATGGGCCGCGTTCGCGCGCATCGTGCGCGCACAGGTTTCGGTTACCCTACGGAAGGAGTACGTTGAGGCGGCGCGCGCGCTGGGGGCTTCGGAAGGACGCGTGCTGCGGGCAATCGTCCTGATGGAGGTGGCCCCGATCCTGTTCACGAAGTTCCTGCTGACGGTGCGGTGGGCGGTCCTAATGGAGGCCACGCTGGGGCTGCTGGGACTCGCCGATCCCGGTCGCGTGAGCTGGGGGCTCGTGCTCCACCAGGCCTTTGGGTACCCGCTGCTCTTCCTGAATGGCGCCTGGCTCTGGTGGGCTGTTCCCCCGGCTATCGGGATCGTGGTCGTGACCCTGGCCTTGATGGCCGTGGGGCAGGACGTTGACTTGTGGCTCAACCCGGCCATGCGTCCTCCGGCGTGAACCCTAGGGACGTCGCAAACGACCGGTCGTGCGCGGCACCTATGGGCGCCTCGCGGCCCATATCCTATGATGTCCACGGAGGGATGCCCCGAATGCTGACTGGGTCGCTTCAGGTCGGCCCCCCTGTTCCTGCCGCCGCGGGAGCAGGAGGCGTCCTGGACGGCACGCTGCTGTTTGCCCGGTTCGCCTTCATGCCCAATCACCTGGGCTACTGCGGCGACGACTCCAACGCCACGCTCCTCGCCTACATGCGGGAAAGCGTATCCGATCAGGGGCTGCGCCGCCACCTCAACGCGTTCTCCGGAGCCCTGCCCTATCTTCGTGTGATCGCGGAGTCCAACGGCATAGCCGATCCGTTTGACGCGCGGGTTGTGGAGGCATACTGGATCGGCAACGGCCTTCTGGAGACCGTGGACTGGGCGTTTCACGCCAGGCGTCTCCACGAGCGGTTCAGCGGCCGCGTGCGCCCGGCCACCATGGAGCTGCTGGTGGGCAAGCCGCGCGCCGGTGCGCGTGCCCACCACGCCTTCCACGTGTTCGACGTATCATTCCGTACCGGACTGCCCCAGGGCGATGCAGCGCTGGATCTCTGCCGCATCGGCTGGGGGACGGTCAACGCAGTGGAACCCGTTGCCTTCACGGTGACGTACCGGCCGATCGTCCTGCGACAGGGACGGCTTTGCTTTGGCGAGCCCCAGACGGAGCGTGTGCTTCGGGCGATGGGCACGGATCAGTTCCTGGATGAAGCGTCGGTGGGAGACGTGATCGCCTTCCACTGGCGGTGGGCATGCCTCAAGCTCACCCCGGCGCAGGTGGCCAACCTCGAACGGTACACCCAGGGCATGCTGGCCCTGGCAAACCAGACTTTCTGAGGCAGAGCCGGATGCACGAGGTGGCAATCGCACAGGCCCTGCTGACCGAGGTAGAAGCCGCGGCTTCGCGGCACGGCCTGAAGAGCGTTTCAGCGGTGGGCATCTGCGTGGGACAGAACAGCGGCGTCGCGGCAGAGCCCTTGATGCAGGCGTTCGAGATCCTACGCGGGGGCTGCGCGGGTTGCGCGGTGCTCGATCTGAGGACCACCGAGGGCACCGACCTCCGCATGGAGTGGCTGGAGGGAGAATGACCGTGCGCGTGGAGGTAGTGGAGCGCATCCTGCGTGCCAACGATGCGCTGGCCGCCGAGGTCCGCGGACTGCTCGACCGGGCTGGCATCACGGCCGTCAACCTGATTGGTTCCCCGGGCAGCGGTAAGACCTCTCTCCTGGAACGGACTGCGGCCCTGCTCCACCCACGCCTTCGCCTCGGTGTCATAGAGGGAGACATCGCCACGACCCGCGATGCGGAGCGCGTTGCCCGCTGCGGTATCCCCGCAGTGCAGATCGAGACCCGCCTGGTAGGCAACGCGTGCCACCTGGACGCGAGCATGGTACAGACCGCGCTCGGTCGCCTGCCGCTGGCGGACGTGCAGGTCCTGTTCATCGAGAACGTCGGAAACCTGGTCTGTCCCGCGGCGTACGACGTCGGCGAGCACCTGCGCGTCGTGGTGGCAAGCGTTCCCGAGGGCGACGACAAGGTGTACAAGTATCCGTCCACATTCTCCAGGGCAGACGCGGTGGTCCTGAACAAGATAGACCTCGTTGCGGCCACCGAGTTCTCGCTCGAGGTCTTCACAGCCGGGCTGCGCGAGGTAACGGCGGCGCCGCTCTTCCCGGTCTCGGCACGCACCGGAGAAGGCGTGGCGGACTGGATCACCTGGATAGAGGCACGGCAGACCTGTCACGCGCGCGATGCGGCCCACCCCGCAACGGCCGCCGGTCAGGATCCGGCGGTGTCAGACGGCACAGGGGCGGGCTAGTCAAGGGGGACGACATGGAGGGATACTCTCCGACCGAGTTGCTGCGCTCCTCGCACCTGTTTGGGGCGCTGGAGCCCCAGCATCTGGAGAAGCTGGCCGCGATTGCCTCGGAGGTCACCTGGGCCGAGGGCCAGGTGATATTCCGGGAAGGCGAGGCCGATGACAGGTTGTACCTGGTGGTTGAGGGACTGGTGGCGCTGGAGATGTACATCCCCAATCGCGGCCGCGCCACGATCCTGACCGCCGGCCCGCACGAGATATTCGGGTGGTCGGCGGCCGTACCGGTTGTCGGGAAGAAGACCGCCGGCGCGCGCGCCCTGCAGAGGACGCGGGCCATTGCCATAGATGCGGGCGCGCTGTGCGCGGCCTGCGAGCAGGATCACGACCTCGGCTTCTACGTCTATCGCACCCTGGCAGATGTTATTGCCAGCCGCCTGACCGCGACGCGCCTGCAACTGCTGGACGTGTACGCGGTTGGCAAGGGAGAGTGAGGGACGGTTGATGGTTGAGCAGACACCACCGCTTGGCGGGCAGGTGGTAATCTCCAAGCCAGCCCTGCAGCAGATCTTCGATGCGCTGCGCACGGTCGGCTACTGCCTGATTGGCCCGACCGTGCGCGGGGATGCCATTGTGTACGACGAGATCGCCCTCCTGGACGATCTTCCCATCGGGTGGGCCGATGAGCAGGGGCCGGGCACCTACCGGCTCCATCGCCGCGACGATCAGGCGCACTTCGGGTTCGTCGTCGGTCCGCACTCGTGGAAGAGGTATCTATACCCGCCGTCGCTGAGACTCTTCTCGACGCGCCGGGACGGGGACGGGTTCAGCGTCGAGGCGAACACCGATTCTCCGCCCTTGTACGCGTTCATTGGCGTGAGAGGGTGCGAGCTGGCGGCCATCGCCGTGCAGGATCGGGTGTTTCTCGAGGGTCCGGTGCAGGAGCCGCACTACAAGACCCGCCGCGAGCGCGCTTTCGTCCTGGCCGTGAACTGCACCGAGCCAGGCGGCTCCTGCTTCTGCGCATCCGTGAGGACCGGCCCCAGGTGTTCGTCTGGTTTCGACCTGGCCCTGACCGAGATGGACGACGTCTTCCTGCTGGAAGTCGGCTCGGCACTGGGAGCGCAGATGCTGTCCGGGGTTGAGTGGCGGCTGGCCGGCGCCTTCGACCTGAGCCGCGCCCGGCAGGCAATGGCCGATGCCTTGACGCGCATGGGCAGGGGGCTCAACACCCACAACCTGCCTGATCTGCTGTACGACAACCTGGAACACCCCCACTGGGAGGACGTGGCGAAGCGCTGCCTCTCGTGCGCCAACTGCACCATGGTGTGCCCCACCTGCTTCTGCTCTGACGTGCTGGAGGCAAGCGATCTCACCGGCGAGACCGCCGCGCGTGTGCGCGTCTGGGACTCCTGCTTCAATCGCGAGTTCTCCTACGTGTTCGGCGGGCACCTTCGGCCAAACACACGCGCCCGATACCGCCAGTGGCTCACGCACAAGCTGGCATCGTGGAAGGACCAGTACGGCGTCTCGGGGTGCGTGGGGTGCGGTCGGTGCATAACGTGGTGCCCGGTGGGCATTGACCTGACCGCGGAACTTGCGGCCATCAGAGGGGAGAGCCCGCTATGAACCCAACCCAGGCCAAGAGCCAACGCCCACCATCTACCGGCCACCCCCTGGTACCCCAGCCGGCGGTGATCACCCACGTGCAACCCGAGGCGCAGGGCGTTACGACGTACACGCTGGAGTTCAATGACCCGGCCGTGCGCGAGGCATACCGCTTTTGCCCTGGCCAGTTCAACATGCTCTACCTGCCGGGCATCGGGGAGTCGGCCATATCCATCAGCTCGGATCCGGCTGAGCCCGCCCTCCTGCGTCATACGATCCGCTTCGCCGGCAACGTCACCCAGGCCATCTCCAGGATGGATGCCGGCGGCGTGATAGGCGTGCGCGGCCCCTACGGAAACCCCTGGCCCGTGGACCGGGCAGTGGGCAACGACCTGATAATCGTGGCCGGAGGCATCGGCCTGGCCCCTCTGCGCCCGGTAATCTACCACGTTCTCAGGCACAGGGCCGACTACGGCAAGGTTACCATCCTGAACGGTGCGCGTCTCCCGACCGACCTGCTCTACCCGCAGGAGTACGACCTGTGGCGTAGCCGAGACGTCGAGGTCGTCGTGACCGTGGACCGCGCCGACGAGGCGTGGAAAGGCCGCGTGGGCGTGGTACCCATGCTGTTCTACGCGGTGAGGCCCGACCCCAAGCGCACGACCGTCTTCACTTGCGGGCCGGAAATCATGATGCACTTCGTGGTCTACGAGGCGCTGGCGCGTCGAGTCCCCAAGGAACGCATCTACCTGTCGCTGGAGCGCAACATGAAATGCGCTGTTGCATTCTGCGGTCGCTGCCAGTACGGCCCGACCTTCCTGTGCAAGGATGGGCCGGTCCTGAGTTACGACCGCATTGAGCCGTTCTTCACCGTGGAGGAGTTCTGATGGCTACTCCCAAGAAGCGCAAGCCCAGCCTGGCGGTGTTCAAGTTCGCGTCATGCGACGGCTGCCAGCTTTCGCTGCTGGATTGTGAGGATGCCGTGCTCGCCGTGGCCGACGCGGTGGAGATTGCCTATTTCGTCGAGGCCCGCCGGCAGGCACTTGCCGGCCCCTATGACGTGACCCTGGTCGAGGGCTCGGTAACCACCGAAGAGGAAGTCGAGCGCATCAAGGAAGTACGGCGCCAATCCGGGCTGCTGGTGACCATCGGCGCGTGCGCCACCTCCGGCGGCATCCAGGCACTGCGCAACTGGGCGGACGTGGGCGAGTTCACGCGGACCGTTTACGCCAGCCCCGAGTACATCCACACGCTGGATCGCTCGCGTCCGATCAGCGATTTCGTGCCCGTGGACTTCGAGCTGCGCGGTTGCCCCATCAGCAAGCAGCAGCTCGTGGACCTTGTCACCTCGCTGCTGATCGGGCGCAAGCCGTCGGTACCGGAACACGCGGTGTGCAACGAGTGCAAGCGGCAGGGGACGGTCTGCGTGATGGTCGCGGAGGGGGTCCCGTGCCTGGGTCCGGCCACGCAGGCCGGGTGCGGCGCGATCTGCCCGGCCTACAACAGGGGGTGCTACGGGTGCTTCGGCCCAATGGATCTGTCCAATCCGGCCGCGCTCGGCGCCCGCTTCATCGCGATGGGACAGACCGCTCGTGACGTCAGCCGCGCCTTCCGCGGCTTCAACGGCTACTCGGCGGTCTTCCGGGCGGCCAGCGAGCAGTTTGAAAAGGACGCCATCCCAAGTTAGTCAGGGGAGAGAGGCAATGGCCGAGAGACGCATCAACGTGGACTACCTGGCCCGCGTCGAGGGTGAGGGCGCGCTGCGGGTCGTGATCAAGGACGATCGCGTTACCGACGTCCAGCTCAACATATTCGAGCCGCCACGCTTCTTCGAGGCGTTTCTGCGAGGCCGCACGCCCCAGGAGACCGTGGACATCACGGCCCGAATCTGCGGCATCTGCCCGGTGGCCTACCAGATGAGCGCCGCCCACGCGTTGGAGAAGGCCCTGGGCGTGACCCCTCCGCCCGGCGTACGCGCCCTGCGCCGGCTGCTCTACTGCGGCGAGTACATCGAGAGCCACGTGTTGCACATCTTCATGCTGCATGCGCCGGATTTCATCGGACACGAGTCGGCCATCAGCATGGCCACCGATCCGGCCCTGCGTCCGCTGGTCGAGCAGGCGCTGCGAATGAAGAAGATCGGCAACCACCTGGTGACGGTCATCGGTGGGCGCGAGATCCACCCGGTCTCGGCATGCGTGGGCGGCTTCTACCGGGCGCCGCGCAAGTCGGAACTCGTGGCCCTGGTTCCGGATCTCGAGTGGGGCCTCGAGAGGGCGGTGGAGGCCGTGCGGTGGGCGGCCACGCTGGACTATCCTGACTTCACCGCCGACTACGAGTTCGTCTCCCTGTCACATCCTGATGAGTACCCCTACAACGAGGGGCGCGTGGTGTCGTCCAGAGGGCTGGACATCCCGATAGAAGAGTACGAGCGGCACTTCCTAGAGGAGCACGTCGAGCACTCCAACGCGCTTCACTCGCGCCGCGCGGGCAGCAAGACGAGCTACATGGTGGGGCCGCTGGCGCGGGTGAACCTGAACTTCGACCGGCTCTCGCCCAGGGCCCAGTCGGCGGCGCGT
This DNA window, taken from Armatimonadota bacterium, encodes the following:
- a CDS encoding ABC transporter substrate-binding protein codes for the protein MIRSQPLRPAGARRPLAALVVALILLLACSGGAGALPAGPLRLVWWTDVGFPTPFAVSTLGPGGVVRLSLLYDTLVWKDHTGVIPWLAESWRISGDGRRWTFTLRPDVVWHDGRPLTARDVQFTFEYYRPHPFVWVDTSVVAEVTTDGPRTVTFVLREPFAPFLEDIAGIIPVVPAHVWEGVAEPRKAQGVGMATGSGPYRLAEYRPGTGEYRLEANHRYFRGRPRFEEIQYTVIPAERQLLAIQSGQSDVAMADTYDVVRAFSGHPYLRTWQSEPLSVARLLFNTERPPFDQRAARQSVAYGINRTQLATLVTRGPGVPGSPGIVPPTDRWHNPRIRAYPYDPSKARSLVAQAGLTSLAFELLASPSPVVPVVQEMLRRAGIEVSVRTVDARTRAALVAEGKYQAALTFHIGAGGDPDYLRRWLGGGEANLFGQSAGFTHPEFRRLAAGQARTLDQAARRASVHRMQEILADELPTLALYYRRFYWVYDSRKFIPTATAGGLMNGIPLIENKLAFLGR
- a CDS encoding Crp/Fnr family transcriptional regulator, with amino-acid sequence MEGYSPTELLRSSHLFGALEPQHLEKLAAIASEVTWAEGQVIFREGEADDRLYLVVEGLVALEMYIPNRGRATILTAGPHEIFGWSAAVPVVGKKTAGARALQRTRAIAIDAGALCAACEQDHDLGFYVYRTLADVIASRLTATRLQLLDVYAVGKGE
- a CDS encoding Ni/Fe hydrogenase subunit alpha, which produces MAERRINVDYLARVEGEGALRVVIKDDRVTDVQLNIFEPPRFFEAFLRGRTPQETVDITARICGICPVAYQMSAAHALEKALGVTPPPGVRALRRLLYCGEYIESHVLHIFMLHAPDFIGHESAISMATDPALRPLVEQALRMKKIGNHLVTVIGGREIHPVSACVGGFYRAPRKSELVALVPDLEWGLERAVEAVRWAATLDYPDFTADYEFVSLSHPDEYPYNEGRVVSSRGLDIPIEEYERHFLEEHVEHSNALHSRRAGSKTSYMVGPLARVNLNFDRLSPRAQSAARDIALTLPVRNPFMSLLARGLELVHAYEEALQLIASYVEPVPSRSPIPTPPRAGEGAHATEAPRGLLYHRYTVDAAGLIAGARIVPPTAQNLRRMEDDLWQYVPGVLALPLEEATLRCEQLVRSYDPCISCATHFLKLDLERE
- a CDS encoding hydrogenase maturation nickel metallochaperone HypA — encoded protein: MPQAHPGAGGQPRTVHPGHAGPGKPDFLRQSRMHEVAIAQALLTEVEAAASRHGLKSVSAVGICVGQNSGVAAEPLMQAFEILRGGCAGCAVLDLRTTEGTDLRMEWLEGE
- a CDS encoding Ni/Fe hydrogenase subunit gamma, which codes for MNPTQAKSQRPPSTGHPLVPQPAVITHVQPEAQGVTTYTLEFNDPAVREAYRFCPGQFNMLYLPGIGESAISISSDPAEPALLRHTIRFAGNVTQAISRMDAGGVIGVRGPYGNPWPVDRAVGNDLIIVAGGIGLAPLRPVIYHVLRHRADYGKVTILNGARLPTDLLYPQEYDLWRSRDVEVVVTVDRADEAWKGRVGVVPMLFYAVRPDPKRTTVFTCGPEIMMHFVVYEALARRVPKERIYLSLERNMKCAVAFCGRCQYGPTFLCKDGPVLSYDRIEPFFTVEEF
- a CDS encoding ABC transporter permease; the protein is MRRLVRYAGLVCIVVLLNFLVPRLLPGSPAAGGGGDEAAVLPSAAYRSLVATYHLDLPLPAQLARYIAGLPRGDLGWSLTSHRPVARILMERLPWTLLLVGSAVVLAAAFGGVLGWAAAWYGRRRAVRVLTAATVGVGALPEFLIGMALIVVFSSRLQIFPSGGATTPFAGHHGLMQAVLDVAWHAALPGFTLVLGLTPAFALLMRNALVPLLSERYLVTARAKGLTSRRVAWHALRNALPPVATLLGLRLGTAVAGAAVVERIFAYPGMGMLLYEAISTRDYPLMQGVFLVASLAVLTVNLLLDLVAARLDPRLEGQA
- a CDS encoding ABC transporter permease, with translation MNAHGRPRRRPNGRGTAATGAAVLVALILLAMAAPLLSPEEPDRIAGDPAAPPGPRFWLGTNAMGQDLFSHLLYGARTSLLVGFLAACLSTGLSAAVGISAGMWRRGQGMLMALVDLFLALPQVPLIVLMVVFWGPGFWPLVGTLALIGWAAFARIVRAQVSVTLRKEYVEAARALGASEGRVLRAIVLMEVAPILFTKFLLTVRWAVLMEATLGLLGLADPGRVSWGLVLHQAFGYPLLFLNGAWLWWAVPPAIGIVVVTLALMAVGQDVDLWLNPAMRPPA
- a CDS encoding sulfite reductase subunit A — translated: MVEQTPPLGGQVVISKPALQQIFDALRTVGYCLIGPTVRGDAIVYDEIALLDDLPIGWADEQGPGTYRLHRRDDQAHFGFVVGPHSWKRYLYPPSLRLFSTRRDGDGFSVEANTDSPPLYAFIGVRGCELAAIAVQDRVFLEGPVQEPHYKTRRERAFVLAVNCTEPGGSCFCASVRTGPRCSSGFDLALTEMDDVFLLEVGSALGAQMLSGVEWRLAGAFDLSRARQAMADALTRMGRGLNTHNLPDLLYDNLEHPHWEDVAKRCLSCANCTMVCPTCFCSDVLEASDLTGETAARVRVWDSCFNREFSYVFGGHLRPNTRARYRQWLTHKLASWKDQYGVSGCVGCGRCITWCPVGIDLTAELAAIRGESPL
- a CDS encoding oxidoreductase, yielding MATPKKRKPSLAVFKFASCDGCQLSLLDCEDAVLAVADAVEIAYFVEARRQALAGPYDVTLVEGSVTTEEEVERIKEVRRQSGLLVTIGACATSGGIQALRNWADVGEFTRTVYASPEYIHTLDRSRPISDFVPVDFELRGCPISKQQLVDLVTSLLIGRKPSVPEHAVCNECKRQGTVCVMVAEGVPCLGPATQAGCGAICPAYNRGCYGCFGPMDLSNPAALGARFIAMGQTARDVSRAFRGFNGYSAVFRAASEQFEKDAIPS
- the hypB gene encoding hydrogenase nickel incorporation protein HypB — encoded protein: MRVEVVERILRANDALAAEVRGLLDRAGITAVNLIGSPGSGKTSLLERTAALLHPRLRLGVIEGDIATTRDAERVARCGIPAVQIETRLVGNACHLDASMVQTALGRLPLADVQVLFIENVGNLVCPAAYDVGEHLRVVVASVPEGDDKVYKYPSTFSRADAVVLNKIDLVAATEFSLEVFTAGLREVTAAPLFPVSARTGEGVADWITWIEARQTCHARDAAHPATAAGQDPAVSDGTGAG